TATTCTcacaatcaattgaaaattcttCAGTTTTCATTATAGTGGCAAAACTATAAACCCTTTTCAACTGAActagataaaataatttctgaactataattttgttgtaCTAAGAAATATCCAACTGTCCCCTAAAAGTTAGTTTGTTATTCATACAACATATGTAGACGGTTCATcatttaaaagaattatatgCTCAGTAGTAaccgattatttttttatattgcaaAAAGTAATTCAACTAGAAGAAGAGTAGTTTGTCCTCAATAAAACTAATCTGTATAACAGAGGTTTTCAGCTACAAAATGCTTCTACGTATACATCAAGTTTGCTACCATAATATGAAAACAACGTCAGGTTTATTTTCTTCTCAATCATCTCTCTGTCGAAATCGAAATCAATAAATtctctttattaattatttttgataaactaGACTCTTCAAGTTGCTCGCTGATCCTTTTACGATATAATAGTTAGATCATCTCTATAATAGCcgctaaatacaaaaaatatcacaaacacaAAAATCCAGTAAATACGTACAACTCCAACCTAATCTTAATGCCAAGAGAACATTCTGATTCCAGCGTGACGTCATGTGCGAAGCGTGTCAAATTCGAGCCGACAAATCAGAATACCAGTGTATGTATATCGTGTACACAGCCTAGTCGCTGCGATAATAATTGACGAACATCGAGTTTGTGGTGTACTGGCTATTATTAGTAAGGTTCACAAGTCGTAAGTGTTTTCAAGCGGTGTcacaaatgtaacaaaaacagaaaattggGCTTAGCATTTATGAACGCGTTTAATGGTGTAgctctgaaaatattttgacaagtGACCTCCGAACAAAAGTATTCCATCCATCCGTCCCATCATCAGTCAATTGTAAATGCAAGAGTAGAGTTTACTGTGGTGTGTAATAGATTCTTACAAAGGCTAATattaaaatatcgaaaatagtTTGCTCGGATATAATTGCATTATTTACCGCATCTATTTTATGACACAGACAGGCAAAAAACAgcttttccattaaatttagaactatatttttcgatttaaactaactattgaaataaatttacttcCTGTGTGGCCCGTGCTTCTAACAAATACAATTGCAGAGAATGTATTGAAtgatgtaaatatttgaaatcattaaCTAGGAAGTAAATCATACGATGGCTACTGTGATTCAGAAAAATGGTTTGAAACTTTTGTCTAATGGCAACGCACTAGCACATaaagtacaaaatataaatcattttgaagAAGTCAAAGAAATAATCGAGGATGAGAACACTGAGATCAACGAAATCAGTTCTGAACAATGTGAGCTcaaaaatgaaaagtatatcACAGATGAAACCATTGAAGAGCCTGAAATAGACATAGTAATAAACAATGTAGTTTGTAGTTTTAGTGTCCGATGTCATTTGAACCTTCGTGAAATTGCTTTATCAGGTGCAAATGTAGAGTATCGTAAAGAAAATGGTATGGTTACTATGAAACTACGAAGACCCAACACTACTGCCAGTATTTGGTCCTCTGGTAAAATAACTTGTACTGGTGCAACTAGTGAGATTGCTGCAAAACAAGCAGCCAGACGATTCGCACGatgtttacaaaaacttggatTCAATGTGAAATTCAACAATTATAGAGTGGTTAATGTACTGGGAACATGTTCCATgcctttttcaataaaaatcagttCGTTTTCAGAGCATCATAGAGAAGCTgagtaagtaatttttaattcatacatTGTTGTTCTTAGGATAGtttttagctaatatttgaaactgtaacgaaataaaaaatatttcctatatgcttgattaaatattataattgcatttgtgtattttttatgGCCATTAGGCCTATATAAAAGTGTTCAAACAAAACTATAGATAATTTGAATCATGTCAGTGAATTGTAGTATCTTACTAAATAGAACTACTTACAAGATTTAATGAAAAGGAATACTGTCACGAACCAGATTTTAAAGACTGGTATTCTGAACCATGTTGTCTAAAAAATTTACACTTTTAATGCAAATAGGTATGTGGGAAACATTCCTTAATCATAttgagaaaatccaaaaatattgttattcaaGTTGACCTGTTCAACTGAATTTAATTGAAGtgtattgtatattatttgttCCAGATTTATTACAGAatggcaaatattttgaatcttatTAAGcatgttttgtttatatttactggaaatgtTTATGGACTTTCTTTAAAGTGATATTATATAGGAACTCAATTGTTAACTATATTTAAATAgccaaaaatatcaataaaacacataagtcaattttattttgtacatttcaTAATTGATATGTAGACTACCTGCATTATCCTTTGACACTGAATATTGGTGTGGCTTCATGGATACCTCAGGgcagttttttcatatttctatcaTTATTTGCAATTATTACACCATTATTTCCTTTTAAAATTTCGCCTATTCCATATTTATTCTTAAGGCATCTTATCCTTGTTACGCTTAATATGAGGTATGTTTTTAAGACCATTTCATGTACAAATGTTTTTGACCTATGAGGTATTTCTCATGACCTGACTTAggtaatttgtttttattaactCTATTTGAGTATCCATTGCTCTCAAAACTTCCTCAATCTGTGTTTTATTTCTCTATTAGAGTAAAGGGATCAGTTTAGCAAATTTACaatctattttaataataaaagacaatttgatttttacaaaatgatgAATTAGATATATAGGATCTCTTAAGGTTTTTTCCATTGAGGCTTTCGgttttatttactgaaaattcGACTCTAATTTGGAAGAACATATCTGTTAATTTTTGAAGTGGCAAAACTTGTCTTTCTATTGCTTTCCAAATTGTATGGTCTGCAGAAAATGTATAACTGTATTAAAGTAAATGAAGAATTGCTGACTAAAtttagcatttttttatttttgtaactgTCTATTGAGTACTTTTTCTATCAAGGTTTCCTAGTTCTTTACTTCTCACTCATGAGTTGCCTTATATGTACTTAATGgaatattgtatattttggCATATTCCATATTGTGAATAGATGGTGCAGGACTTTGAATTAGTATTCCTAAATGCCATTTCATACTGctcatttattttgtaatggTATGTTGCATTCAAATATTATGTAAGTTTTCTTTCCAGTCTCATATAGTTTTGGAGTGTCTGTGATCTTGAGGCTGCATATTTGTTTTT
This portion of the Diorhabda sublineata isolate icDioSubl1.1 chromosome X, icDioSubl1.1, whole genome shotgun sequence genome encodes:
- the LOC130451341 gene encoding TATA box-binding protein-like 1, whose amino-acid sequence is MATVIQKNGLKLLSNGNALAHKVQNINHFEEVKEIIEDENTEINEISSEQCELKNEKYITDETIEEPEIDIVINNVVCSFSVRCHLNLREIALSGANVEYRKENGMVTMKLRRPNTTASIWSSGKITCTGATSEIAAKQAARRFARCLQKLGFNVKFNNYRVVNVLGTCSMPFSIKISSFSEHHREADYEPELHPGVTYKLKSPKATLKIFSTGSVTVTAPSVADIQAAIEYIFPLVYEFRKERTKEEREAIARKKLKQMGEIPWIDYDDQADSETMTMCESNNVNHYTWD